The DNA segment GGCACAGAAGGAGGTAGATGACTTGAGGGAAATTATGGACACAAGAAACAAGATTTCTCATGAGATTTACTGCCCGCCTCCTCGCAGTGCGGAACATGTGAGAGATCAGCCTTTGGTGTCAGATCAGATGCTCAAGCAAGCGCGTCAGCTTTTCAGAGATATTCCCCAACGCTGCATTGAGGCTGGGGCGAAAGTCTATCAGTCGTATTTTCGATGATGAAACCGAACAAGTGCATGAAACCAGACTTTGATTCAGCATTGAAGGCGCACTTCGCCGCCATTGCCAACCGGGACATTCAGGCGTTCAAGTCGCACCTGTCTCTGGGTGATACGCTTTACACGATTGTTCAGAACGGTCACGCCTTTAAGACGCCAGCGGAGACCATCGCCATTCACGAGCAGTGGTTCAAGGATACGAATTGGACTTGGAACGGCTCGGTTGTCCATAAGGTCGTCGGCGCGGACATGGCGATGGCGCTCGTGCGCTACACGTATCAACCTAACCCGGAAACCGCGCCATTCGAGACGTGGCTCGTTTACGTTTTCCAGTTGCAGGCAGGCGCGTGGCGAATCGTCCACGACCAAAATACCGCCCTTGATTTCCACGCTTTCGCCCGCGCCGCAGGGATCAATTTGCAGGAGAAAAATAAATGTTGATGAATGTAGTCACATGAGACTACATTGAGGCGTATGAAAACAAAACGACAGGCGGCGCTCTACAAACAAAAGCCCAAGTCGCTGGGCCTCGAACCGGAATCGCCCGGGCCAGCGGCCTTGAGCGAGGCGGTGGCGCTGCCGGGCGTGGGGCTGACCATCCCGGTGCGCGCGGCCAAAGCCAAGCTTTCGGCGCTGCTCGAAATGGTCGCGAGCGGGCAGGAAGTTACGATCACGTCGGATGGCAAACCGAAGGCGGTTTTGTCGCCGGTGGGTCGGCGCGCGGCGCAGAAAGTTTTCACGGGCATGGGAGATCATCTTAAATCCATGCCCATGCAAACCAAAGGGCCGTTCGCCGATGAAATTGTCCGCACCGACCGCGACGGTCGCGGTTGGTGATTATGTATCTCGACACAGGCATCCTGGTGAAACTGCTGACGCCCGAAACGGAGTCGTCGTTCTTTGAACGCGAACTGGTCGGTCACACGGTGGTTTCATCGGAACTTGCCTTGGTCGAAGTCAAATCGGCGTTGTTTGCAAAAGAACGCGCCGGAATCATCACGGCGGCGCAACGGGCAAAGGCGGAAACAAAATTTGCGGCGATGGTGGCGGATGGTATTTTTAGGCTTATCAGTTTTGACAGCCACACATTGCGCAAATCCGTGCAAGTCATTCAGGCGTGTCAGCCGAAAGTGCCGTTGCGGGCGTTGGATGCGCTGCACGTTGCCGCGTGCGATTTGGCGCAGGAATTTCCGCTTTGCACGACGGATGCGCGGATGCACGCGGCGGCGCGGGCAATGCACATTCCGGTGTTCCCGGAGCAACTGCCGTTGGAAATTTAGAGCGATGCCATGCCGACGATTTATGTCATTGCCAGACCGAATGGCGTGGGGAAAACCACCTTCGCCAACCGTTATTTGCCGAATACAATCAAAGAATTGGAATTTGTGAACGCTGATTTGATTGCCCGGGGGCTTGCGCCTTACGCGCCGGAATCCGCTTCCATTGAAGCGGGGCGCGTGGCTTTGCAACGTATCCGACATTTGATTGCGGCGAGCCAATCGTTCACTTGGGAAACCACCATGAGTGGACGGAGCGCGGTCGGTTGGTTGAAGGCGGCGAAACAGAGCGGTTACGTGATAAAGGGATATTTTCTATGGGTGGCCGATGTGGAGATGACTTTGCACCGCATCCGTCGGCGCGTTATCGAGGGTGGTCACTTAATTGAACCGGAGATTTCACGACGGCGGTTCTTCAAAACCATCCAGAACTTTTTTACCATTTACCGTCCGCTTTTTGATTCGTGGCGCTTGTTTGAGAACGACGCAACACCGCATTTGCTGGCTTTGACAAAAGCCGGACGCATGGTGGTGCGCGATCCGCAACGGTTTGAACGCATCCTATTGGAAGCCGAGATTGGGTTATGAAAACGAACTACGAAATTCTTGACGACACGATGCTGGACGCTGAAGACCTCGCAGCCGAGCGCGACCTACAACTTGCGGCGGTGGATTCCATCCGCCGCGCCCGACAATTCGGCATAACCTGGGTGACGCGCGAAGACGGTAAAATCAAAGAAATTCCGCCTGAACAAACCGCGCCGTATGAAAATCGCCTGCTCGCCAGTGCCGAAAAATTGAATCAACGCATCCAATTTTTGAAACAATCCGAAGCAAGCAATTATTCGCTCAACGACCAGCCGCCGCTACAATAATTTTACATCATGCCAGACGAAATCGAATCCAATCAGCCGCCGGAGCCAGCGCAGCCGACACAGCCCGGCGGACTTTACTCGCAAGGCGAGAAAATCCAAAAGATCAACGTCGCGGACGAGATCAAGAACTCGTTTCTCGACTACTCGATGTCCGTGATCATTTCGCGCGCGTTGCCGGACGTGCGCGACGGCCTCAAGCCCTCGCAGCGACGCATCCTGTACGCGATGGAGAACCTGTCGCTGTTCCCCGGGCGCAAGCACATCAAGTGCGCGAAAATCTGCGGCGACACCTCCGGCAATTACCATCCGCACGGCGAGGCGGTGATCTACCCCACCCTGGTCCACATGGCGCAACCGTGGGCGATGCGGGAGAAGCTGGTGGATGGCAAGGGGAACTTTGGCTCGGTGGAAAACGATCCCCCGGCGGCGATGCGTTATACCGAGGCGCGGCTGACCCATCTTGGCGCGGCGCTGATGTCCGACATGGACAAGGACACGGTGGACTTTGTTCCGAATTACGACGAGCGCCTCACGGAGCCGAGCGTGTTTCCGGCCGCGTTTCCGAATCTGCTCGTCAACGGCGGCACGGGTATTGCCGTGGGCATGGCTACCAACATGGCGCCGCACAATTTGGGCGAAGTGATTGACGGCATTTGCGCGGAAATTGACCGGCCGGACATTACGATTCCGGAACTGATGAAATACATCAAGGGTCCGGACTTCCCGACCGGCGGCCTCCTCTGCGGCATTGAGGGCATCCGAAATTATTTCATGACGGGACGAGGCAGCGTGAAATTGCGCGGTCGCGTGGGAACTGAGGAGCTTAAGGGCAACCGCGAACAACTGATCATCACCGAGATTCCTTACAATGTTAATCGCGCCAATCTGGAGCAACAAATCGCCAATCTGGTCAACGAAAAGGTCATCACGGAAATCTCGGCGCTGCGGAATGAGTCCGACGAGCATTGTCGGCTGGTGATTGAACTCAAGCGGGACGCGGTGCCGAAGGTGGTCATCGCGAATCTGTTCAAGCACACCCAACTGGAAACCTCCTTCAGCGTCAACGCGCTGGCGATTGATCACGGTCGCCCCAAGACGTTGAACCTGAAAGAGCTGATCCAGTGCTATATCGAACACCGTCGCGAAGTCGTGTTGCGGCGGACGCGCTTTGAATTGAGGAAGGCCGAGGAGCGCGCCGACCTGTTGGAAGGTTACATCATCGCGCTCTCGAATCTTGACGAATTCATCCATCTCATTCGGTCGAGCAAAACCCGCGACGAGGCGAAAGTCAAACTGCTGGCCTTTGAATGGTCACGTCAACAAGTCGAGCAATGGGGCGTTTTGATCCGCCAGGAAAGCCGCTTGCAATCGGGCCGTTACGCCCTGTCCGAGCGGCAGGTGGACGCCATCCTTGATCTGCGCTTGTATCAATTGACCGGGATGGAAATTGATAAAATTGACAAGGAATACAAGGCGTTGCTGGAGGTCATCAAGGATTTGATGGACATCCTCGCCAAGGAATCGCGGGTCATGGCGATCATCAAACAGGAGTTGCAGGAGATCAAAGCCAAATACGCCACGCCGCGAAAAACCGAGCTGGTGCCGGATGAAGGCGAGATTGCCATCGAAGACCTGATCGCCAACGAAGGCGTGATCATCACGCTGACCCACGGCGGTTTGATCAAACGCACTGCGGTGAGCGCCTACCGGGCGCAACGTCGTGGCGGCAAAGGGGTGATTGGCATGACCACGCGCGAGGGGGAAACGGCCGAGGATCGGGATTTTGTCGAGCACCTGTTCACC comes from the Verrucomicrobiia bacterium genome and includes:
- a CDS encoding type II toxin-antitoxin system VapC family toxin, encoding MYLDTGILVKLLTPETESSFFERELVGHTVVSSELALVEVKSALFAKERAGIITAAQRAKAETKFAAMVADGIFRLISFDSHTLRKSVQVIQACQPKVPLRALDALHVAACDLAQEFPLCTTDARMHAAARAMHIPVFPEQLPLEI
- a CDS encoding type II toxin-antitoxin system prevent-host-death family antitoxin — protein: MKTKRQAALYKQKPKSLGLEPESPGPAALSEAVALPGVGLTIPVRAAKAKLSALLEMVASGQEVTITSDGKPKAVLSPVGRRAAQKVFTGMGDHLKSMPMQTKGPFADEIVRTDRDGRGW
- the gyrA gene encoding DNA gyrase subunit A — protein: MPDEIESNQPPEPAQPTQPGGLYSQGEKIQKINVADEIKNSFLDYSMSVIISRALPDVRDGLKPSQRRILYAMENLSLFPGRKHIKCAKICGDTSGNYHPHGEAVIYPTLVHMAQPWAMREKLVDGKGNFGSVENDPPAAMRYTEARLTHLGAALMSDMDKDTVDFVPNYDERLTEPSVFPAAFPNLLVNGGTGIAVGMATNMAPHNLGEVIDGICAEIDRPDITIPELMKYIKGPDFPTGGLLCGIEGIRNYFMTGRGSVKLRGRVGTEELKGNREQLIITEIPYNVNRANLEQQIANLVNEKVITEISALRNESDEHCRLVIELKRDAVPKVVIANLFKHTQLETSFSVNALAIDHGRPKTLNLKELIQCYIEHRREVVLRRTRFELRKAEERADLLEGYIIALSNLDEFIHLIRSSKTRDEAKVKLLAFEWSRQQVEQWGVLIRQESRLQSGRYALSERQVDAILDLRLYQLTGMEIDKIDKEYKALLEVIKDLMDILAKESRVMAIIKQELQEIKAKYATPRKTELVPDEGEIAIEDLIANEGVIITLTHGGLIKRTAVSAYRAQRRGGKGVIGMTTREGETAEDRDFVEHLFTASTHDYLMFFTNTGRVYVERVYEIPDMGRAAKGRSIANLLELKAGESVAAMIRVIAKADENREDVTWQQSGEIFFATQQGTVKKTALHNFANVRKGGINAINIGAGDALITVKLTRGCVDENDPGDDVVLISRKGMSIRFHEADVRSMGRTAAGVRGINLEADDALVAAAVVMPDATLLVAGENGIGKRTSFDEYRIQSRGGKGIITMKTGDKTGDVVGSLTVQDTDEIMLITVGGQMVRTFVKDIREAGRNTMGVKLVNLDANDKLQAVARVISEQQEEAEDGSEVAGK
- a CDS encoding nuclear transport factor 2 family protein; the encoded protein is MKPDFDSALKAHFAAIANRDIQAFKSHLSLGDTLYTIVQNGHAFKTPAETIAIHEQWFKDTNWTWNGSVVHKVVGADMAMALVRYTYQPNPETAPFETWLVYVFQLQAGAWRIVHDQNTALDFHAFARAAGINLQEKNKC